A single Halictus rubicundus isolate RS-2024b unplaced genomic scaffold, iyHalRubi1_principal scaffold0020, whole genome shotgun sequence DNA region contains:
- the LOC143363096 gene encoding uncharacterized protein LOC143363096, with product MYSDNRITFVGADRELCRAYRATLRNSEFQNKTASDGVACYFILPSAPHFGGLWEAGVKSLKHHLRRVVGTTTFTFEEFSTLLCAIECCLNSQPLAPLRDSMDDFDVLTSGHFLTGSPLTVSPQPSVLDLSANRLTRWQLVRSVTEHFWKRWVSDYINTLQQRSTWRREQPGIELGQLVLIRNPMLPPCKWELGRVKAVHPGVDGRARVVTDKTPSTELTRPIVKLCPLPIASAPT from the coding sequence ATGTATTCCGACAACAGGATCACGTTCGTCGGCGCGGACCGAGAATTATGTCGAGCGTACCGAGCGACCCTCCGGAACTcggaatttcaaaataaaaccgCCAGCGACGGTGTAGCCTGCTATTTTATCCTTCCCTCCGCACCTCATTTCGGAGGTTTGTGGGAAGCCGGAGTGAAGAGCCTCAAGCATCATCTGAGGCGGGTTGTCGGTACTACAACTTTTACATTCGAGGAGTTTAGCACCTTGCTGTGCGCCATCGAATGTTGCCTCAATTCGCAACCTCTAGCGCCCTTGCGAGACTCTATGGACGATTTTGATGTCCTCACATCTGGGCATTTTCTGACAGGCTCTCCGCTCACGGTATCCCCACAACCGTCCGTCCTCGATCTGTCCGCGAATCGCCTCACGCGTTGGCAGCTCGTCAGATCCGTGACGGAGCATTTCTGGAAGCGCTGGGTGAGCGATTACATAAACACTCTCCAGCAGCGAAGCACGTGGCGACGAGAGCAACCGGGAATCGAGCTCGGGCAGCTCGTCTTAATCCGGAACCCCATGCTCCCCCCGTGCAAATGGGAACTCGGTCGCGTGAAAGCCGTGCACCCGGGAGTTGACGGTCGGGCCCGCGTGGTCACAGACAAGACCCCTTCCACCGAGCTGACACGTCCGATTGTCAAGCTGTGCCCGTTGCCAATTGCTTCCGCTCCCACTTAA